Proteins found in one Lates calcarifer isolate ASB-BC8 linkage group LG8, TLL_Latcal_v3, whole genome shotgun sequence genomic segment:
- the afap1l1a gene encoding actin filament-associated protein 1-like 1 isoform X4: MVGLSSTAVEAMEVLVSELGALLKMLDQENLSSSTQEKKTSVWNLLQQIQPAVSGTDYIYMNSAVYRNGTSFVESLFETFDCELGDLKDVTDDLKDDKNTQTDTLKQSCADSPALHSTDSPPPLPTTPPPEEYYEEAVPLSPGKMPEYIITRVRPSPPNSIEDGYEDAENNYPTTCINTHRKNSYNDSDALSSSYESYEEDEEERSPGVQLTHQWPSDESSMPPARDCRICAFLLRKKRFGQWAKQLTVIRENRLQCYKSSKDTCPYVDLLLPQCTVVYAPKDSKRKHHELRFTLPNGDALVLAVQSKEQAHRWLRVVREVSGQSTGPEESASPIIPRKNELDKRLSAEKNTSDSDSVGVSTGDNCRENGKVKRGAFAAGRKITRIISFSKKKPPRPGDPRTPFNDPRQGYLSVLVNQVWREQWCCVCRGSLHFYHDKGDPRTSLASLPLHNCEVVPGLGPKHPFAFRILRNSTEVAALEAGSSEELGRWLGVLLAETGSATDPESLHYDYVDVEIIANIRDAARHSFLWATSSSSTSTDSRTYDEVPNEDMQSGENLQAAVWESRETALKFLKQRLRQNQTISLPQANRLKCQPVWKVWENAGRGGCQALPERKRGAGEGEGWDKKCTSDPPTGEERAEGRAEDGL, encoded by the exons ATGGTGGGACTCTCATCCACTGCTGTTGAGG CCATGGAGGTGTTGGTGAGTGAGCTGGGAGCACTGCTAAAGATGCTGGACCAGGAGAAcctcagctcctccacacaGGAGAAGAAGACCTCAGTGTGGAACCTCCTACAGCAGATACAGCCAGcag tgTCAGGAACAGACTACATCTACATGAACTCAGCAGTTTACAGGAATGGAACCAGCTTTGTAGAGTCCCTGTTTGAGACATTTG ACTGCGAGCTTGGAGACCTAAAGGACGTCACAGATGATTTGAAAGATGACAAGAACACCCAAACTGACACTTTAAAACAG AGCTGTGCAGACTCCCCAGCCCTGCACTCGACTGactcccctccccctctgcctACAACGCCTCCTCCTGAGGAGTATTATGAGGAGGCAGTGCCCCTCAGTCCTGGCAAGATGCCTGAGTACATCATCACTCGAG TCAGGCCCAGTCCTCCCAACTCTATAGAAGATGGGTATGAGGATGCTGAAAACAACTATCCCACTACCTGCATAAATACACACCGTAAAAACTCCT ACAATGATTCTGACGCTTTGAGCAGTTCCTACGAGTCTtatgaggaggatgaggaagagaggagcCCTGGTGTCCAACTCACTCATCAGTGGCCCTCGGACGAGAGCTCCATGCCTCCTGCCAGAGACTGTCGCATCTGTGCCTTCCTGCTGCGCAAGAAACGCTTCGGCCAGTGGGCCAAACAGCTCACAGTCATACGGGAGAACAGACTGCAG TGCTATAAGAGTTCAAAGGACACATGCCCCTATGTGGACCTGCTACTGCCCCAGTGCACTGTGGTCTATGCACCAAAAGACAGCAAGAGGAAGCACCATGAGCTCCGGTTCACTTTGCCCAACGGTGATGCACTGGTGCTGGCAGTACAAAGCAAGGAACAGGCCCACAGATGGCTCAGG GTTGTTAGAGAGGTGAGCGGTCAGAGCACAGGGCCCGAGGAATCTGCGTCTCCCATCATTCCAAGAAAAAACGAACTTGACAAG AGGTTATCTGCAGAGAAGAACACATCAGATTCAGACAGTGTGGGTGTGTCAACCGGAGATAACTGCAGAGAGAACG GTAAGGTGAAACGGGGGGCTTTCGCTGCAGGACGTAAAATCACACGTATCATCAGCTTCTCCAAGAAGAAGCCCCCTCGGCCAGGTGATCCCCGGACACCTTTCAACGACCCTCGACAAG GCTACTTGTCAGTCCTGGTGAACCAGGTGTGGCGGGAACagtggtgttgtgtgtgcagaggCTCCCTACACTTCTACCACGATAAAGGAGACCCTCGGACCTCCCTGGCTTCCCTTCCTCTCCACAACTGTGAGGTGGTGCCAGGACTTGGACCTAAGCACCCATTTGCATTCAGAATCCTACGCAACAGCACAGAGGTTGCCGCTCTGGAG GCTGGCAGCTCTGAGGAGCTTGGGAGGTGGCTTGGTGTCCTCTTGGCAGAAACAGGCTCTGCGACAGACCCAGAGTCACTGCATTACGACTATGTAGACGTGGAAATCATTGCTAATATCCGCGACGCTGCACGGCATTCCTTCCT ATGGGCCACTTCCTCCAGCAGTACCTCCACAGACTCCAGAACATATGATGAGGTCCCTAATGAGGACATGCAG TCAGGGGAGAACCTGCAGGCAGCAGTCTGGGAATCAAGGGAAACGGCGCTCAAGTTTCTCAAGCAGCGACTCCGACAGAACCAAACCATTAGTCTCCCTCAAGCGAACAGGCTCAA ATGCCAACCAGTATGGAAGGTATGGGAAAACGCGGGCAGAGGAGGATGCCAAGCGTtacctgaaagaaaaagaggagctggagagggagagggatgggATAAGAAATGCACTAGTGACCCTCCgacaggagaagagagagcTGAAGGAAGAGCTGAAGACGGCCTCTG A